One region of Dokdonia sp. 4H-3-7-5 genomic DNA includes:
- a CDS encoding dipeptidase translates to MIRSITITACLLAMFSCQETKKKEVEPPKEMTEAEVLTKAKEIHSNVMTLDTHCDINVDNFTDTVNYTQNLASQVNLPKMQEGGLDVPWFVVYTGQGELNEEGYKAAYENAMSKFDAIHKLCEEIAPDQIQLATTSQEARDIWKSGKKVAMIGIENGYPVGTDVSNVEKFYNLGGRYMSLAHNGHSQLSDSNTGEADDVWLHNGLSDLGKEVIAEMNRVGMMIDVSHPSKEAMRQMIEMSETPIIASHSSARALCNHSRNLDDEQLQWMQDNGGVVQTVAFKSYLNTEKNDAYQAEANQVIKNIADSLGVTWLDRSAARALPEAERKAYYETYTNVLLPAQKKKLAERTDLPPAVDVTDFIDHIDYLVEKIGIDHVGISSDFDGGGGVEGWSDASETMNVTIELVRRGYTQEEIEQLWSGNLLRVLDEVQAYAAEQKS, encoded by the coding sequence ATGATTAGATCCATTACTATTACCGCATGTTTACTAGCGATGTTTTCGTGTCAAGAAACAAAGAAAAAAGAAGTTGAACCACCTAAAGAAATGACGGAGGCTGAAGTACTTACAAAAGCAAAAGAAATACACAGTAACGTGATGACACTAGACACGCATTGCGATATAAACGTAGATAATTTTACAGATACTGTAAACTATACTCAAAATCTTGCTTCACAGGTAAACTTACCTAAAATGCAAGAAGGTGGTCTAGACGTGCCGTGGTTTGTAGTGTATACAGGTCAAGGAGAGCTTAACGAAGAAGGTTATAAAGCAGCTTATGAGAATGCAATGTCAAAATTTGATGCCATTCATAAACTCTGTGAAGAGATAGCTCCAGACCAAATCCAGCTAGCAACTACTTCTCAAGAAGCAAGAGATATCTGGAAATCTGGTAAAAAAGTAGCCATGATTGGTATAGAAAATGGATATCCAGTAGGCACAGATGTTTCTAATGTAGAGAAGTTCTATAATCTAGGAGGTCGTTATATGTCTCTAGCGCATAATGGGCATAGCCAGCTAAGTGATAGTAACACCGGTGAAGCAGATGATGTTTGGCTTCACAATGGACTAAGTGACTTAGGAAAAGAAGTTATTGCAGAGATGAACCGTGTTGGGATGATGATAGATGTATCGCATCCTAGTAAGGAAGCAATGCGCCAGATGATTGAAATGAGCGAGACGCCTATTATAGCTTCTCACTCTTCGGCAAGAGCATTATGTAATCATAGCCGTAATCTTGATGATGAGCAATTGCAATGGATGCAAGATAATGGCGGTGTCGTGCAAACAGTTGCTTTTAAAAGCTACTTAAACACAGAAAAAAACGACGCATACCAAGCCGAAGCAAATCAAGTAATAAAAAACATCGCAGATTCTCTTGGAGTTACATGGCTTGATCGCTCGGCAGCGAGAGCGCTACCAGAAGCCGAAAGAAAAGCGTATTACGAAACGTATACAAACGTACTACTGCCTGCACAGAAGAAGAAACTGGCAGAACGCACAGACCTTCCTCCTGCGGTAGATGTGACAGACTTTATAGATCACATAGACTACCTAGTAGAAAAGATAGGAATTGATCACGTAGGTATCTCATCAGACTTTGATGGCGGTGGCGGTGTAGAAGGCTGGAGCGATGCATCAGAAACTATGAATGTTACTATAGAGCTTGTGCGTCGTGGTTATACACAAGAAGAAATCGAGCAACTATGGAGTGGTAATTTATTACGTGTTCTTGATGAAGTGCAAGCATATGCCGCAGAACAGAAAAGCTAA
- a CDS encoding DEAD/DEAH box helicase, producing the protein MSDAIQEKETPEKELYDYQLKDLEAVFSVMDRTSEDYNLLYQLPTGGGKTVIFSEIVRNYIKRANKKVVILTHRIELSNQTSRMLTEFMVPNMIISSDVKTLDDSEDYMCYVAMVETLTNRLQEEQMNMDDVGLVIIDEAHYNSFRKLFSYFEKAFILGVTATPLSSNIKLPMKDNYSELLIGESIPALIKRGFLSKAKTISYNVGLSSLKLGINGDYTVKSSDILYTDTIMQQKLLSAYEDQSKGKKTLIFNNGINTSRYVYETFKMAGYDIRHLDNTHSAKERTEILDWFKNTPDAILTSVSILTTGFDEPTVDTIILNRATKSLTLYFQMIGRGSRIAPGKTTFKVLDLGNNAARFGLWEAPIDWKEIFAYPDFYLENLIADEEIERNFTYVMPPDLRKEFANTKNVYFDIKKEYKRVIKEGLKAKTALENAIEQHAEMVIENSEDVFDARILARKLKDDIAYRVRLYSYSIMNNTKNYRDWLQEDYERKLKLRVNQICRERDM; encoded by the coding sequence TTGAGCGACGCTATTCAAGAAAAAGAAACTCCAGAAAAAGAATTATACGATTACCAACTCAAGGATCTTGAGGCTGTTTTTAGCGTAATGGATCGTACATCGGAAGATTATAACTTGTTGTATCAACTGCCTACTGGTGGTGGAAAAACGGTTATTTTCTCTGAGATAGTTCGTAACTATATAAAAAGGGCTAATAAGAAAGTTGTAATCCTCACGCACCGTATTGAACTTTCTAATCAAACCTCGAGAATGCTTACTGAATTTATGGTTCCTAATATGATCATAAGCAGTGATGTTAAGACACTAGATGATAGTGAAGATTACATGTGTTATGTGGCAATGGTAGAAACGCTTACTAACAGATTACAAGAGGAGCAGATGAATATGGATGATGTGGGTCTTGTTATTATTGATGAGGCGCATTATAACTCTTTTAGAAAACTCTTCAGCTACTTTGAAAAGGCTTTTATACTTGGGGTAACAGCGACTCCCTTAAGTTCTAACATTAAGTTGCCCATGAAGGACAACTATAGCGAACTTTTAATAGGGGAGAGCATACCGGCTTTGATAAAGAGAGGATTCTTATCTAAAGCAAAAACAATAAGCTACAATGTTGGGTTGAGTTCGCTTAAGCTTGGTATTAATGGTGATTATACAGTGAAGTCTTCAGACATTCTGTACACAGATACCATCATGCAGCAAAAGCTGTTAAGCGCTTATGAGGATCAATCTAAAGGGAAGAAGACGCTTATCTTTAATAATGGTATAAATACCTCTCGCTACGTCTATGAGACGTTTAAAATGGCAGGGTATGACATACGCCACCTTGATAATACCCACAGTGCTAAGGAGCGAACAGAAATCTTGGACTGGTTTAAAAATACTCCAGATGCAATACTTACTTCTGTAAGTATTCTTACTACTGGTTTTGATGAACCTACAGTAGATACTATTATCTTAAACAGAGCAACAAAGTCACTTACCTTATACTTCCAGATGATAGGTCGTGGATCACGTATTGCTCCAGGTAAAACTACATTTAAGGTACTTGATTTAGGAAATAACGCTGCACGTTTTGGACTTTGGGAAGCACCAATAGACTGGAAAGAGATTTTTGCATACCCAGATTTCTATCTTGAAAACCTAATTGCAGATGAGGAGATAGAGCGCAACTTCACCTACGTGATGCCTCCAGATTTACGCAAGGAATTTGCAAATACTAAGAATGTTTATTTTGATATCAAGAAGGAATACAAACGTGTAATTAAAGAAGGACTTAAAGCAAAAACAGCATTAGAAAATGCCATCGAGCAACATGCAGAAATGGTGATTGAAAATAGTGAAGATGTTTTTGATGCGAGAATCCTTGCACGTAAGTTAAAGGATGATATCGCGTATCGAGTGCGTCTATATTCATATAGTATTATGAATAACACTAAAAACTATAGAGACTGGTTACAAGAAGATTACGAGCGTAAGTTAAAGCTTAGAGTTAATCAGATTTGTAGAGAACGAGATATGTAA
- a CDS encoding DUF6155 family protein, giving the protein MSKRALKKQISTLSNAELQEQIIELYERIPEVKTYYDFVFNPKEDKLVDEAKIKISNEYFPTRRKRPRKRRSIAQKYIKHFKTLGMNPLLLSDVMIFNIEIAQTFEQSSPGLPDAFYKSMLNSFKELVQYVTYHHLLEDLGERIEGIVSLAEDGKWPNAALFDEAADPS; this is encoded by the coding sequence ATGAGCAAACGGGCGTTAAAAAAGCAAATTTCCACACTAAGCAATGCAGAATTGCAAGAGCAAATTATAGAGCTTTATGAGCGTATACCTGAGGTTAAGACCTATTATGACTTTGTATTTAATCCTAAAGAAGACAAACTCGTAGACGAGGCAAAAATTAAAATAAGTAACGAGTATTTTCCCACAAGACGTAAACGCCCTAGAAAAAGACGTTCTATTGCACAGAAGTATATCAAGCACTTTAAAACTTTAGGTATGAACCCGCTGTTGCTTTCTGATGTGATGATTTTTAATATTGAAATAGCACAGACTTTTGAACAATCTAGTCCAGGACTTCCAGATGCGTTTTATAAAAGTATGCTCAATTCCTTTAAAGAACTCGTGCAGTATGTTACATATCATCATTTATTAGAGGATCTTGGCGAACGAATAGAAGGCATAGTTTCACTAGCCGAGGATGGAAAGTGGCCTAATGCAGCTTTGTTTGATGAAGCAGCAGATCCATCATAA
- the folE gene encoding GTP cyclohydrolase I FolE, producing MPYRSFEEYNIEVTDEIKDNFTSIIKKLGEDTDREGILKTPERAAKAMQFLTSGYEMDPSAILKGAMFKEDYDDMVIVKNIELYSLCEHHMLPFFGKAHIAYIPNGHIVGLSKLPRIVDVFSRRLQVQERLTHDILECINSTLNPKGVAVVIEASHMCMMMRGVQKQNSTTTTSGFRGQFEKQETRNEFLKLISSNLD from the coding sequence ATGCCATACAGAAGCTTTGAAGAATACAACATTGAAGTTACAGACGAAATAAAAGATAATTTTACGTCAATTATAAAAAAATTAGGAGAAGACACCGACAGAGAAGGTATTCTAAAGACACCTGAAAGAGCCGCAAAAGCAATGCAATTCCTTACCTCAGGATATGAGATGGATCCAAGTGCTATACTTAAAGGCGCTATGTTTAAAGAGGATTATGATGATATGGTTATCGTAAAGAATATAGAGCTCTATTCATTATGTGAACATCACATGCTACCATTCTTTGGTAAAGCTCATATTGCATACATACCTAATGGACATATTGTAGGATTAAGTAAATTACCACGTATAGTTGACGTTTTTTCAAGAAGACTACAAGTACAGGAAAGACTTACACATGATATCTTAGAGTGCATTAACTCCACATTAAACCCTAAAGGTGTTGCTGTTGTGATTGAAGCGTCTCATATGTGTATGATGATGAGAGGTGTGCAAAAACAAAACTCCACAACGACGACTTCTGGTTTTAGAGGACAATTTGAAAAGCAAGAAACTCGTAATGAGTTTCTCAAATTGATTTCCTCTAATTTAGATTAA